CCGCCGTCTATCGCGAGCGTGGTGCCGGTGACGTAGGCGTTGGCCAAGACGAAGAGATAGGCCGCCGCGGCTTCCTCGGCAGTGCCGACACGCCGCGTGAGCAGCTCGGACCCGGCGCCCTGGAGGAAAGCCTCCGGGTCCGGGACACTGCCGTCCCACAGCTCGGTGCGGATCACACCGGGCTGGATCACGTTGACGCGCAGAGGGGCGAGTTCGACGGCGAGTGCCCGGGACAGGGCCTCGATGCCGCCGGTGATACCTGCCGTGAGCGCGGTTCCGGACAGGGGGCGGATCGCGAGGACGCCGGAGCTGAAAGTGATCGAGCCGCCGTCGCGCAGTCGCGGTGCAGCGTACTTGGCGGAGAGGAACGCGCCCCAGAACCGGCGCTCGAAGACGGCCCTGGCCTCCTCCGGGGTGGTGTCGACCAACGGCTTGATCAGCAGAGATTCGCCCGCGGTGTAGACGAGGTGGTCGAACTCCCCGACCTGCTCGAAGAACGCGGCGATGGCGTTGCCGTCGGCGACGTCCAGGCGGCGGCCTTCGGCCGGCTCGCCCAACCGCCTCGTCGCGGCGTCCACGCGGTCCTGATTGCTGGAGGCGACCACGACGTCCGCGCCAGCCGCCGCGGCCTGTTGGGCTACCGCGAAGCCGATGCCGGAGGTTCCGCCGATGATCACGATCTTCTTGCCAGCCAGAGACATGGGATCCATTCCTTCGTCGATGCAGTGCGGGGTTCGGCACTGCCACGGCAAGAACGTACGCCTCCGCATCGAGACGGTGAATGACTTAAGATCTCGATTCCCTGTCATATCGTCTCGCCATACAGGCACTAGAGTGGCGCTATGGACATCCTGAGCGACACCCTCGAAGTCCTGCGGACGGGACGCCCGATGGTGACTCGCACCGACGCGCACGCCCCGTGGGCCCTGAGGTTCCAACCCATCTCAGGAGCCGGATTCCACGTGGTCGTGGAAGGGCACTGCCACCTGCTGCCACTGCACGGCCAACCGCTCGCGCTCGGACCCGGCGACATCGTGTTCCTGCAGCGCGGCAGCGGACACACCCTGTGCGACGTGCCGGGCCGCGATCCGGTGGACTTCGTACCGGAGCGCGTGGACCGTTCTTCGCCGATCGGCCAGGTCACCGTGGACGGACCGGGGCCGCACACGGTGCTGGTGTGCGGCGCGTACGCGATCGACGTTGATCGCCCGCATCCGCTGTTCAGCGATCTACCGGAGGTCATCCACCTCCCCGCGGTTCCGGGGCGCCACCCGGTGCTGCGCTCGGCGGTCGATCAGCTGTGCGCCGAGTTCCACACGCCGCAGCCGGGCTCGGACGCGGTCGTCACGGCGCTCATCGATCTGCTGCTGCTGTACATCCTCCGGTCGTGGTACGCCGAACTGCCGAAGGAGCGGACCCGGGGTTGGACGGCTGCGCTGACCGACCCGGCAGTCGCCCCGGCCCTGAAGGCGATCCACGACGATCCCGGCCATCCCTGGACCGTGGAGTCGCTGGGCACCCGCGCCGGGCTGTCCCGCGCGGTGTTCGCCCGCCGCTTCGCCTCGGTGGTCGGCGAGCCGCCGTTGACCTACCTGACCAAGTGGCGGATGGCCACCGCGGCGCGGTTGCTGCACCAATCGCCGGCCCCGCTGAGCACAATCGCGCAGCACACGGGGTACACGTCGGAGTTCGCCTTCGCCAAAGCTTTCAAACGACACTTCGGATCGCCGCCGGGGGCCTACCGCAAGCAGGTCAAGACGGCAGGCGACGAACCACGCGGATACAACTGACGGTGAGGGCCAGGACATCACCGCAGCGGGTGGGGAAGCGGTGGTCGCTGCCGATCCCGGCCTCGCGGTGGCCCCGATGTGGTGGAGCGCCGGGCGGACCGTGTCCAAGAACCCGAGCGATGCGGTGATCGCGACGATGCGCGAAGTGGCGGATGTTCTGGAGGCCAAGGTCCAGGGTGACGACGGCGAGTACTACGACGCCTGATGCGTGCGGCCACCGCGAGATGATCAAGGGTTTGTGTGGACTCTTGAAGATCGTGCGGTGGCCGCGGGCCGTAGCGTAGACCCTGTTCGATGGCAGGCGTTGTTCGACCAGGCCATGGCTCGGATTGCGGGCCTGTTCGGGCGAGTGGAACCTCGGGCCGCGGCCCGCGCCTATCTGCTCGGGTTGCTGTCCGGGACCGAGCGCAAGAACTGCTGGCAGCTGGCGGAGCACGCCGGCCATAGCCGTCCCGGTCCGATGCAGCGGCTGCTGCGGTCCGCCTGTTTGGGACGCGGGTGCGGCGCGCGACGAGGTCCGCCGCTACGTCGTGGACCATCTCGGCGCCGGTGACGGTGTTTTGATCGTGGATGAGACGGGCTTCCTGAAGAAGGGTAGTGGTTCGGCGGGTGTCCAGCGCCAGTACTCCGGCACCGCCGGGCGGATCGAGAACAGCCAGGTGGGCGTCTTCCTCGCCTACGCCTCCAGTAGAGGGCGGGCGTTGATCGACCGCCGTCTCTACCTGCCCGAACACACATGGAGCCGGGACTCCGAGCGGCGCCGCAGGGCCGGAGTACCCGAGGACGTCGTCTTCACGACCAAGCCCCGTCTCGCCCTGCAGATGATCGAGCAGGCGTTGGACGCCGGAGTGAGCACGTCGTGGGTGACCGGCGACGAGGCCTACGGTCAGGACCCCGGCCTGCGGGCCGGGCTGGAGGCCCGCGGGGTCGGCTACGTGCTGGCGGTCTCCTGCGCGACCAGAGTGCGGATCAACCAGGGCCGCACGGCGATCCGCGCGGACGAGGCCACCTTTCGCCTGCCCGCCTCGGTCTGGCACCGGCAGAGCGCCGGCTCCGGGGCGAAGGGGCCCCGCTACTACGACTGGGCCTGGGTGCGCTGACGAGCACCGCCACGTGCTGATTCGCCGCAATCCCACCACCGGCGAGCTCGCCTTCTACCTGTGCTGGTCGCCCCGGATCGTGCCGCTGTCGGAGCTCGTCGAAGAGTGCTTCCAGGCGGCCAAGGGTCAGGCCGACTTGGACCACTACCAGGTCCGGAACTGGACCGCCTGGCACCGGCACGTCACCCTGGCCATGCTCACCCTCGCGTTCCTTGCCGTGGCAGTCGACGACGCGAGGCCGACCAGACGTGCGGATGCGAGCCGCCCGGCCCGAAGCGGAGACCCGGTCGACCTGACCTGGTCGAACTGGCGCAGAAGCCACCAAGCTTCGGCACGTCGCAGCCACTACCGGCAGCAGCTCTCCGCCCCCTCCAGCGCGTAGATCGCGAAGTCACACTGGAGTACTAGGAGCAATACCGGTGACTTTGGTTGGTCTGAGTCGTTGGACGGGTTGTGCCACGTCCTGGACGTGCAGGAGTGCGTTCAGGGCTGTGATCGGTGGGCTGAACAGTGCGCCGATCAGGCGGCGGATCTCCGGGACCCAGGTGAAGTTGCCGGTGGGTGACCGGTTGTCGGATCGGATCGCGTTGGGTGTGTTGACGCGGGCTTTCCCGCCCGAGTTGATCGACGAGGTGGTCGCGGAGTGCGGTCGGGTCGAGCAGCGGCATCGGCTGCTTCCGGCGCGGGTGGTGGTCTACTTCGTGCTGGCGATGTGCCTGTTCTTCGGGCAGGGCTATGAGGAGGTGGCCCGGCTTCTCGTGCAGGGGTTGGAGCGGGAGGGCCGGTGGGCGAAGGTGTGGCGGGTGCCGAGGACGGCGGCGATCGGCCGGGCCCGTCTGCGGTTGGGTCCGGAGCCGTTGCGGGCCCTGTTCGGCAGGGTCTGCCGGCCGGTGGCCATCGCCCGGACACCGGGCGCCTGGTATCGGGGTTGGCGGCTGGTCGCGGTGGACGGCACGGTCTTCGATGTTCCGGACACGGCGGCGAACGCGGAGTTCTTCGGCCGGCCGGGCACCAGTCGCGGTCAGGGCCGCAGCGCATACCCGCAGGCCAGGGTGGTGGCGCTGGCCGAATGCGGCACGCACGCGGTGTTCGCGGCCGAGGTGGGGCCGCTGTCCGTCCACGAGACCGTCCTGGCCGAGGGGCTGTTCCCTGCGCTGACCGAGGGCATGCTTGTGCTCGCCGACCGGGGGTTTTGCGGCCTGGATCTGTGGCGGGCCGCAAAGGCGGGCGGCGCCGATCTGCTGTGGCGGGTGCGGAGCGTGGTCGTGCTGCCGGTCCTTGAGACGCTTGAGGACGGCTCCTACCTGTCGGAGATCGTCGCCGCGCGGGATCACTACCGGCGTGCGGACCCGGAACGGGTGCGGGTCGTCGAGTACACACTCGGCAGCGACGGCACCGTCTACCGACTCATCACCAGCATCCTCGACCCGCATGAGGCGCCGGCCACGGAGCTCGCCGCCCTGTACGCCCAGCGATGGGAGATCGAGACCACCCTCGACGAGATCAAGACCCACCAGGGCGGACCCAATCTCGTCCTGCGTTCCCAGCACCCGCGCGGCGTCGAGCAGGAGGTCTTCGCGTTCCTGCTGGTCCACCATGCCCTGCGCGACCTGATGCACCGGGCCGCGCTGCGGGACGGCCACGACCCGGACCGGATCTCCTTCACCCGTACCCTTCGCATCGTCCGCCGCCACGTCACCGGGCAGGCGGCGCTTCCCCCCTCCCGACTCGCCCGGGCCACCACCCGGAGCCTGCGTGAGATCACCGAACGACTCCTGCCTGCACGGCGGTTGCGCTCCAA
The nucleotide sequence above comes from Streptomyces sp. TLI_235. Encoded proteins:
- a CDS encoding NAD(P)-dependent dehydrogenase (short-subunit alcohol dehydrogenase family); translation: MSLAGKKIVIIGGTSGIGFAVAQQAAAAGADVVVASSNQDRVDAATRRLGEPAEGRRLDVADGNAIAAFFEQVGEFDHLVYTAGESLLIKPLVDTTPEEARAVFERRFWGAFLSAKYAAPRLRDGGSITFSSGVLAIRPLSGTALTAGITGGIEALSRALAVELAPLRVNVIQPGVIRTELWDGSVPDPEAFLQGAGSELLTRRVGTAEEAAAAYLFVLANAYVTGTTLAIDGGAALV
- a CDS encoding AraC-like DNA-binding protein, which translates into the protein MDILSDTLEVLRTGRPMVTRTDAHAPWALRFQPISGAGFHVVVEGHCHLLPLHGQPLALGPGDIVFLQRGSGHTLCDVPGRDPVDFVPERVDRSSPIGQVTVDGPGPHTVLVCGAYAIDVDRPHPLFSDLPEVIHLPAVPGRHPVLRSAVDQLCAEFHTPQPGSDAVVTALIDLLLLYILRSWYAELPKERTRGWTAALTDPAVAPALKAIHDDPGHPWTVESLGTRAGLSRAVFARRFASVVGEPPLTYLTKWRMATAARLLHQSPAPLSTIAQHTGYTSEFAFAKAFKRHFGSPPGAYRKQVKTAGDEPRGYN
- a CDS encoding IS4 family transposase: MTLVGLSRWTGCATSWTCRSAFRAVIGGLNSAPIRRRISGTQVKLPVGDRLSDRIALGVLTRAFPPELIDEVVAECGRVEQRHRLLPARVVVYFVLAMCLFFGQGYEEVARLLVQGLEREGRWAKVWRVPRTAAIGRARLRLGPEPLRALFGRVCRPVAIARTPGAWYRGWRLVAVDGTVFDVPDTAANAEFFGRPGTSRGQGRSAYPQARVVALAECGTHAVFAAEVGPLSVHETVLAEGLFPALTEGMLVLADRGFCGLDLWRAAKAGGADLLWRVRSVVVLPVLETLEDGSYLSEIVAARDHYRRADPERVRVVEYTLGSDGTVYRLITSILDPHEAPATELAALYAQRWEIETTLDEIKTHQGGPNLVLRSQHPRGVEQEVFAFLLVHHALRDLMHRAALRDGHDPDRISFTRTLRIVRRHVTGQAALPPSRLARATTRSLREITERLLPARRLRSNPRVIKRKMSNWALKRTEHHNPPGPPASTVHLVAPTKAHSKRNKAT